Proteins encoded within one genomic window of Actinomycetota bacterium:
- a CDS encoding uracil-DNA glycosylase — protein sequence MSVPPPSLAALMEEVTSCFACPRLVEWREKVAREKRASFAGQTYWGRPVPSFGDAAAKVLVIGLAPAAHGGNRTGRIFTGDRSADWLFGSMHRTGFANQALSVSVDDGLRLTGAWVTAPVRCAPPDNKPTIDERDTCFPYLLREMGLLPEVSVLIALGGFAWDAALRAAVALGEERPRPKPRFGHGREVPLGRYRLLGCYHVSQQNTFTGRLTERMLDDVFLRARALAEL from the coding sequence ATGTCCGTTCCCCCGCCGAGCTTGGCCGCCCTGATGGAGGAGGTGACCTCCTGTTTCGCCTGCCCCCGCCTCGTGGAGTGGCGGGAGAAGGTGGCGCGGGAGAAGCGTGCCTCCTTCGCGGGCCAGACCTACTGGGGGAGACCCGTCCCCTCCTTCGGCGACGCCGCGGCGAAGGTTCTGGTGATAGGCCTCGCCCCCGCCGCCCACGGCGGCAACAGGACGGGACGGATCTTCACCGGCGACCGGTCCGCCGACTGGCTGTTCGGCTCCATGCACCGCACCGGCTTCGCCAACCAGGCGCTCTCGGTCTCGGTCGACGATGGCCTCCGGCTGACCGGCGCATGGGTGACCGCGCCGGTGCGCTGTGCGCCGCCCGACAACAAGCCGACCATCGACGAGCGGGATACCTGCTTCCCCTACCTGCTGCGCGAGATGGGGCTGCTGCCAGAGGTGAGCGTGTTGATCGCTCTCGGCGGGTTCGCCTGGGACGCGGCGCTGCGCGCTGCGGTGGCGCTGGGCGAGGAGAGGCCGCGTCCCAAACCGCGCTTCGGCCACGGCCGCGAGGTCCCGCTGGGGCGCTACCGCCTGCTCGGGTGCTACCACGTCAGCCAGCAGAACACCTTCACGGGCCGGCTCACGGAGCGGATGCTGGACGACGTCTTCCTGAGGGCGCGAGCACTGGCCGAGCTCTAG